A single genomic interval of Negativicutes bacterium harbors:
- a CDS encoding DegV family protein — protein MDNFVILTDSCCDLPAALAAEWKVEAIPLALTIAGKTYRNFLDEREISYHDFYQFLREQQSILTTAPNIDDFISYMKPHLEKGEDILYLGFSSALSASYNVGTVAAKELSEQYPQRKIMTVDSLSASLGQGLLVSLMVAEQQKGHSIEEVAAFAEKMKYHICHWFMVEDLNHLKRGGRIPATTAMVGTILNIKPILHFDNEGKMISMENGHGRNKSIKRLAEIVLAKANNLSEQTVYISHVDCFADAERLEQLLKELGVKKTMIHPVGPVIGAHTGPGTMAVFFIGDQR, from the coding sequence ATGGATAACTTCGTCATTCTGACAGACTCATGTTGTGATCTTCCTGCCGCATTGGCAGCAGAATGGAAGGTTGAGGCAATTCCGCTTGCTTTAACCATCGCAGGGAAGACCTACCGGAATTTTCTGGATGAGAGAGAAATCAGCTATCACGATTTTTATCAATTTCTGAGAGAACAACAATCCATCCTGACCACCGCGCCAAACATCGATGATTTCATCAGTTATATGAAACCCCACTTGGAAAAAGGCGAAGATATTCTCTACCTTGGTTTTTCTTCGGCTCTGAGCGCTTCCTATAATGTTGGAACCGTGGCGGCGAAAGAATTGTCCGAACAATATCCCCAACGCAAAATTATGACCGTTGACAGCCTGAGCGCGTCTCTTGGACAAGGGTTGCTCGTTTCGCTCATGGTAGCAGAACAACAAAAAGGTCATTCGATCGAAGAAGTCGCTGCATTTGCCGAAAAAATGAAATATCATATCTGTCATTGGTTTATGGTGGAGGATTTGAATCACCTGAAACGCGGCGGCAGAATCCCAGCCACTACAGCGATGGTTGGTACAATTCTCAATATCAAACCGATTCTGCATTTTGATAACGAAGGCAAAATGATCAGTATGGAAAATGGTCACGGCAGAAACAAATCGATCAAACGTCTGGCTGAGATTGTTCTGGCAAAAGCAAATAATCTGAGTGAACAGACTGTTTACATCTCGCATGTCGACTGTTTTGCAGATGCCGAACGCCTGGAACAGCTATTAAAAGAACTCGGCGTTAAAAAAACTATGATTCATCCCGTAGGACCGGTGATCGGCGCGCACACGGGGCCAGGCACTATGGCAGTCTTCTTTATTGGAGATCAACGCTAA